One Candidatus Latescibacter sp. genomic window, CAATTGGGTCTATTCCGTTGCCATAGATACAGAGGGAGTCACATGGTTCGGAACGATGGGAGGGGTATCGAGATTTGATGGCTCGACCTGGAAAAACTATACCGAAAAGGACGGTCTCGCTGACAATTGGGTCTATTTCATCGCCATTGACCCAAAGGGAGTGAAATGGTTCGGAACATGGAAAGGCGGAGTAACGAGTTTTGACGGCGTGTCATGGAAGACATTCACCACAAAAGACGGTCTCGCAGACAATGAGGTCCACTCCATCGCCATAGATGCCAAGGGAGTCGCATGGTTCGGAACATTGGGAGGGTTAACGAGGTTTGACGGCGCCTCATGGAAGACATTCACCACAAAAGACGGGCTCGCCAGCAATTCTATCAATTCCATTAACATCGACGCGCAAGGGGTCAAATGGATAGGGACTTCAGGGGGTGTAACGAGATTTGACGGCGCTACCTGGGAGACTTCTACAATCAGAGAAGGCCTTGCCAGCAATTGTGTCTATTCAATCGCCATAGACCCGCAAGGGGTAAAATGGTTCGGAACCGTTGACGGGGTGTCAAAATATTAATCTTATACGGTTATGTCGTTAAGTTAGCAAAGGTGATCATCCGAAAGTTAATCCCCCCTACCCCCCTTATTAAGGGGGAAAAAGAAAATTGTTCCTATTTCTAAAAGGCTTATGAAAAATCCTGTTTAATTGATAGATGCCGAAACGGTTTCATCGTTCCCGCCAAGCGGCAACAGGTTCGGCATGACGTCATCCTGAACTCGTTTCAGGATCTAAATGATAATAAAAACCATCTTTTTCACAAGCCTTCTTAGTAGACAGTTATTAGGATTTGACAGACCCTCTCCCTAAATTCCCCCCTTAATAAGGGGGGATGCCGAAGGCAGGGGGGATTTTTAAAGACACAGGAGCACTCAACTTCTCTTATTTACTGTATGTTACTGACTTAACAACATAACCGAATAATCTTAAGATTTTACTCCCGGATACTAACAAACCGGGCTATTGCTCTATTTCCTTATCATGGTTGGCGCCCTTGACCATATCGTAAGCGTGGGGGATGATATCCAGTATCGCTTCCAGAGATTCTCTAACCCCTTTCGGGCTGCCCG contains:
- a CDS encoding two-component regulator propeller domain-containing protein; this translates as MRHHLILMAILSMMCIPGMPLGEENEIKYTGVSQSNKINGGWNYLLATTRGDIDRRDNRIDTFEKNTITRGLACNSFNSIVIDEQGIKWFGTSEGVTRFDGTTWKTYTETDGLIDNWVNSIAIDAKGVKWSGTLGGVSRFDGSTWKSYTKADGLVDNWVYSVAIDTEGVTWFGTMGGVSRFDGSTWKNYTEKDGLADNWVYFIAIDPKGVKWFGTWKGGVTSFDGVSWKTFTTKDGLADNEVHSIAIDAKGVAWFGTLGGLTRFDGASWKTFTTKDGLASNSINSINIDAQGVKWIGTSGGVTRFDGATWETSTIREGLASNCVYSIAIDPQGVKWFGTVDGVSKY